The window TTCACGCGCAGTGCGGTACAGCTTGGAACGGGCTCCGCGGTAGCCCTTGGCCAACTTCAGATATCTTTTATGGCGGCGATGTGCAGCCATGCCTCTCTTGACGCGCATGGAAACCCTCCAGGGTCTTTGTCACTCCGTGAGGCGAGAGATTGAAGCCAACGGAGTGCGTGTAAAATTGTATGAGCCAATAAACGGACGCCATCTACGCCTTAGGCGTAGGGCATCATGCGGCGTACTGCCTTCTCGTTGGTTGCGTCCACGATAGCGGACTGACCGAGATTCATCTTACGCTTCGCACTCTTCTTCGTCAGGATGTGACGCAGGTTCTGCTTGCGACGGCGGAACTTGCCGCTGCCGGTCACAGAGAAACGCTTTGCAGCGCAACGCTTGGTTTTAATCTTGGGCATGGTATTCTCCTTACCGTATTGTGCCTGTGCCGCCACGCCATACTGGCGTTTCGGCGACAAAACGCGACAGAAAACCCCCTGCATTTGCAGGGAGTTTTCATGAA is drawn from Desulfovibrio mangrovi and contains these coding sequences:
- the rpmI gene encoding 50S ribosomal protein L35, with the translated sequence MPKIKTKRCAAKRFSVTGSGKFRRRKQNLRHILTKKSAKRKMNLGQSAIVDATNEKAVRRMMPYA